The genomic window GATAATATCAATATTTTTTACAGACTTGAAGCCTAAAGCACGATAAAATCCTTCTGCATTTAAACTAGAAAAACATTCAAAACACTTAATTTGAGCCATCTTAGCTTCTTTTTCACACCTTTGATAAATTTTGCGTCCAATAGATTTACGAGTCCATTGGGGATGGGTAGCAAAATGACGAATATGGCCTAACCCCGTCTCTATTTCGCTGCTACCCGGTTTTTCTTTTGTCCAACCACCACAACCAATCACCGATTTATCTTTGGTTTCGGCTAAATAAAAGGTTCCTGATGAGAGTAAAAATGGATTGGCTTTTGTCATGATTGGCAAAATATTGGAGAGATGTTCCTCAGAGTATCGAGATTTCATCAAAACGGGATAAGACGCTTTTAATAATTGGGTAACAACTTCTTTATCTTCTAAAGAGGCAACTCTAATGCTGAAATCAGTTGACATGGCATTTTGGGTTTGCGAGTTTGTTTCAAGATAATCTATTTTTCATTAATTCGTGATTACCTGACATTTTCTGTTTCTAACTACTGACATTTTCTGTAACCACAGTCAAGTCATTCTTGTTTACCCTGAACATAGATGCAAAAAATATAAGGGACAAAGATGAATACAGCCACCTTAAAACCCAAAGATCCGGTTGCGATCGCCTCAGAATTATTAAATATTCTTAATCATGGGGCCTTATCTTTGATGATTTCCATTGGTCATCGGACCCAACTGTTTGATGTCATGGCCAACTTACCTCCTGCAACTAGCGACACCATTGCAGAGGCTGCAGGGTTAAATGAGCGTTACGTTAGAGAATGGTTGGGGGCTATGGTTGTTGGAGGCATTGTTACTTATCACCCCGATGATCGCACCTATCAGTTACCGTCTGAATATGCAGCCTTTCTCACCCGTCAAGCCACCCCTAATAATATGGCGGTGACAATGCAGTTTATTCCTGTTTTAGCCCAAGTCGAAGATGAGATTATTCGTTGTTTTCAACAGGGTGGGGGACTTCCTTACACGGCATATCCGAGGTTTCATGAAGTTATGGCAGAAGATAGCGGACAAGGGGTGGTAGCGGTGCTAGATGAAGCTATTTTACCCTTAGTTCCAGGGTTAACAGCAAAATTATCTGATGGCATTAAGGTCTTAGACGTGGGATGTGGGAGTGGACGTGCTATCAGTAAACTGGCGCAACTTTACCCCCGTAGTCAGTTTATCGGGGTTGATTTCTCTGAAACGGCGATCGCCTTAGCCCGATCTCAGGCTCAAGGGTTGGGACTCAATAATCTGAAGTTTGAAGTACAAGATGCAGCCAATCTTAACTTTGAGCAACCTTTTGATTTAATTACGGCCTTTGATGCCATTCACGATCAAGCTTATCCTGATCTTGTTCTTAAGAGTATCTATGAAAATTTAGAAGATCAAGGGATCTTTTTGATGCAGGATATTCGGGCTTCTCGTGATGTACATGAAAACTTAGACCACCCGGCTAGAACCTTTCTTTATACTATTTCTTGCTTACATTGTATGTCGGTTTCTTTAGCCAATAATGGGGCCGGTTTGGGAACGGTTTGGGGTGAAGAAACTGCTTTAGAAATGTTAAAAGAAACTGGATTTGAGCAAATTGCTGTGAAACAACTTCCCCATGATCCCATGAACAATTTTTATATTGTTCAAAAAACCACTCACTAAACTCACCAATCTACTTTTGAAACAGGGTGGGCAATTAAACAATCTAATTGTTTTGTTAGAAATATTCTGCCAATTGCTCACCTAATAAATTCTTAAGAGGAAAACAATATGACTTCAACAGTTACCCATACATCTACTCCTAATTACTCTTATCCATCAGGCTTTAAAACCTATGGGATAAAAAATAGCCTCCGTCTCATTTTTCAACCTTTACAAGTCTTAGAAGAAAATCGCAACGATTACGGAGATATTTATTTTTCTCCTGAATTCGGTGGCTTTCCTCCTTTTATTATCATCGGCAATTCCCAAGGTGTTGAAGCATTGTTTAACATCAATCCTGACCTACTAGACACATCAAGTTCTAATGCCTTATTAAAACCTTTATTGGGCGATCGCTCGCTGATTCAACTCGATGGTGATCAACATCAAAAACGACGTAAATTATTAATGCCTTCCTTTCACGGTCAACGATTACAGAGTTATGGCAATATTATCACTGATATTACCCAAAATATTCTCAATCACTGGTCAAAGTCTCAAACCTTTCCCATGAGAAAAATAACTCAAGAAATTAGTTTGAAAGTTATTTTGAGGGCTGTTTTTGGTCTAAATTTAGGAGAACGTTATCAAGACTTAGGTCGATCATTTACTGATTTTTTGGATTTATTTAATTCT from Crocosphaera subtropica ATCC 51142 includes these protein-coding regions:
- a CDS encoding GNAT family N-acetyltransferase is translated as MSTDFSIRVASLEDKEVVTQLLKASYPVLMKSRYSEEHLSNILPIMTKANPFLLSSGTFYLAETKDKSVIGCGGWTKEKPGSSEIETGLGHIRHFATHPQWTRKSIGRKIYQRCEKEAKMAQIKCFECFSSLNAEGFYRALGFKSVKNIDIILVNHLKIEAVWMRRYI
- a CDS encoding class I SAM-dependent methyltransferase, yielding MNTATLKPKDPVAIASELLNILNHGALSLMISIGHRTQLFDVMANLPPATSDTIAEAAGLNERYVREWLGAMVVGGIVTYHPDDRTYQLPSEYAAFLTRQATPNNMAVTMQFIPVLAQVEDEIIRCFQQGGGLPYTAYPRFHEVMAEDSGQGVVAVLDEAILPLVPGLTAKLSDGIKVLDVGCGSGRAISKLAQLYPRSQFIGVDFSETAIALARSQAQGLGLNNLKFEVQDAANLNFEQPFDLITAFDAIHDQAYPDLVLKSIYENLEDQGIFLMQDIRASRDVHENLDHPARTFLYTISCLHCMSVSLANNGAGLGTVWGEETALEMLKETGFEQIAVKQLPHDPMNNFYIVQKTTH